From Candidatus Krumholzibacteriota bacterium, a single genomic window includes:
- a CDS encoding VCBS repeat-containing protein: MGRIISSLAIILFLSIVFAGPSAAGELRSGLVIDTAALRFYDAPGGVVIESAGCHTTNWLGFPALPYRVVSVLLPQGEAVRSCRVEVNATIVLDDAFPAAEFHGDLLEDGTARGLAASGREVVSEDGVFPRWRIRHLGTGYRRGFRVANFAVYPFRLATETGRLVLDHDVTLVVETEPASPDTDRLERRRHVDGFREDARREIESLVVNPGEAAGYVFDDAVVDDGTRGFLPSYLPSMEGSGVSYLIITSEEMAPAFQELADWKTEKGVPAVVRTTEWIRQNFRSGTDLGESIRFFIQEAYAKWGVDWVLLGGDSDIIPARFGYVSFYTGEHIPTDMYYACLDGTWNDDGDSLWAEAYHDASEPGDEADLYAEVYIGRLPASTLDEAELMVGKTIDYATPVDVGSKRRFVLLGEVIFPPDYEPGGTIVTDGAEILQGIYTAYLDGDPETDTRRLYETYTLYPGSTQLTVDNTLDTLSIGANHVMHAGHGGKYNMSVGNGSILNFDAKNVTNGDALFSMYLMNCTNCAFDTDCLAEYFLLNTGGGAFAVTGSSRSAFPSASRPYMDNYYNLFLANDVVRLGEVFTKSREPFTPSAVGETADRWTHFIYNLLGDPEASMFQGAAYDFDVTAPASLDFGPNGVTIGVSSGGSPVEGALVCLLKEGDDYVYGETGPGGSVTFDDFLVKEGGEAQLVVTGRNHRRYAATIPVVGGTAAYIRIKARTISDGATGNDDGALDAGETADIWVELENTGGTAGEKLYAILRSGDAAVSVLDSTALYPDIPAGEPAYAYDGFVVAVDVSTADEHVVDFTLEVRDSTGGMWSETFALEVRAPELELYLNLVSDEPPIGNGNDVQEPGENVLVSIGVKNFGTGSTMGLEGVLRSSDAEVIITDSVSAYADLATLDVGYGDGFILTETTTGSVNYMTVDFADDLGRTYSRRIELRRPGIPTGLILNSSYGPTEMHASWHAPTSTEKLRFMVYRSLSSGGPYTAGSRDPVMHGMFRDYGLLPSTRYYYVVAAVDSCGNLGDPGGEVTATTSPPQLAGWPNKMDKESSSSVKIADIDGDSHPEIVVGSNYVHAWHADGIEVRDGDSQPVTWGIFNTEGSGFTASVALAQLDGEPGNEIVAAAWDTRELFVFRADGSTMPGWPKLTSSFCWAAPVVGDLDDDGDNEIVAYDAFGKVYVWHHDGTELIDGDDNAGTDGVFLVMNNPEIGHYSTPALADVDNDGVVELIVCGSSSSTTVDSIQVRNGDGSSVPGWPKAIEDLWATISASPAVGDIDDDGDIEIVVSSSNSKVYGLNHDGTWMAGWPKWVYNNHYYVGSPALADLTGDGYLEVVIPSRDNNCYVFRYNGQALTNWPQPYAESGATEASPTIADLDGDGGLDIVLPSEEGYINAWNVAGEHLSGFPIQVNAYCRTTPMVRDLDLDGDFELIATSWDQNVYVWDLDAPYRYGAVAWNGFHGNVQNTGWTGYEGPTAAGELAFAWRLSGGLVEIDWVVAAGPVSWDIHRAADGSAFELYAADLRPDEGGHIAWTDRGVEEGVTYSYRLVATDDDRLFVETDAIEVPVARARLYPNHPNPFNPTTTVSFTVPGGEADRHNVLLAVYDVRGRLVRTLVSGVVPGGRHEAIWDGSDNRGSQVASGVYFARFAAAGVKATRKMVLLR, from the coding sequence TACGGAGCGGCCTCGTCATCGACACCGCGGCGTTGCGGTTTTACGACGCGCCGGGTGGCGTGGTCATCGAATCGGCGGGCTGCCATACGACGAACTGGCTCGGGTTCCCGGCCCTTCCCTACCGGGTGGTGAGCGTTCTCCTTCCCCAGGGCGAAGCGGTGCGTTCCTGCCGCGTCGAGGTGAACGCCACTATCGTGCTGGACGACGCCTTCCCCGCCGCCGAATTCCACGGAGACCTTCTCGAGGACGGCACGGCGAGGGGGCTCGCGGCCTCCGGGCGAGAGGTCGTCTCCGAGGACGGCGTCTTCCCCCGCTGGCGGATCCGCCATCTCGGCACGGGGTACCGGCGGGGCTTCCGGGTGGCGAACTTCGCCGTCTACCCCTTCCGGCTCGCGACGGAGACGGGGCGGCTCGTCCTCGATCACGACGTCACGCTCGTCGTCGAGACGGAGCCGGCGTCGCCGGACACCGACCGGCTCGAGCGGCGGCGGCACGTCGACGGCTTCCGCGAGGATGCCCGGCGGGAGATCGAATCGCTCGTCGTCAATCCCGGCGAGGCCGCCGGGTACGTCTTCGACGACGCCGTCGTCGACGACGGCACGCGGGGATTCCTCCCGAGCTACCTGCCGAGCATGGAGGGGAGCGGGGTCAGCTACCTGATCATCACGAGCGAGGAGATGGCCCCCGCCTTCCAGGAGCTCGCCGACTGGAAGACCGAGAAGGGCGTGCCCGCGGTCGTCAGGACGACCGAGTGGATCCGACAGAACTTCCGCAGCGGGACGGATCTCGGGGAATCGATCCGCTTCTTCATCCAGGAAGCATACGCCAAGTGGGGAGTCGACTGGGTGCTGCTCGGCGGCGACAGCGACATCATCCCCGCGCGGTTCGGCTACGTCTCCTTCTACACGGGCGAACACATCCCGACGGACATGTACTACGCGTGTCTCGACGGCACATGGAACGACGACGGCGATTCCCTCTGGGCCGAGGCCTACCACGACGCCTCGGAGCCGGGGGACGAGGCCGATCTCTACGCCGAGGTGTACATCGGCCGTCTGCCCGCCTCGACCCTCGACGAGGCCGAGCTCATGGTCGGCAAGACGATCGACTACGCGACCCCCGTCGACGTCGGATCGAAGCGTCGCTTCGTCCTCCTCGGCGAGGTGATCTTCCCGCCCGACTACGAGCCTGGCGGGACGATCGTCACCGACGGCGCCGAGATCCTCCAGGGGATCTATACCGCCTACCTCGATGGCGACCCCGAGACGGACACCCGGCGCCTCTACGAGACGTACACCCTCTACCCGGGCTCCACGCAGCTGACGGTGGACAACACCCTCGACACCCTCAGCATCGGCGCCAACCACGTGATGCACGCGGGGCACGGGGGCAAGTACAACATGTCCGTCGGCAACGGGAGCATCCTCAACTTCGACGCGAAGAACGTGACGAACGGCGATGCGCTCTTCTCGATGTACCTGATGAACTGCACGAACTGCGCGTTCGACACGGACTGCCTCGCCGAGTATTTCCTCCTGAACACCGGCGGGGGCGCTTTCGCCGTCACGGGGTCGAGCCGCTCGGCCTTCCCCAGCGCCTCGCGCCCCTACATGGACAACTACTACAATCTCTTTCTGGCCAACGATGTCGTCCGGCTCGGCGAGGTCTTCACGAAATCGCGCGAGCCCTTCACGCCGAGCGCGGTCGGCGAGACGGCCGACCGGTGGACGCATTTCATCTACAACCTGCTCGGCGATCCCGAGGCGTCGATGTTCCAGGGCGCCGCGTACGATTTCGACGTCACCGCCCCGGCGAGCCTCGACTTCGGGCCGAACGGCGTCACGATCGGTGTGTCGAGCGGCGGGTCGCCCGTCGAGGGCGCCCTCGTCTGCCTCCTCAAGGAGGGCGACGACTACGTGTACGGCGAGACGGGGCCGGGCGGTTCGGTCACCTTCGACGATTTCCTCGTCAAGGAGGGCGGCGAGGCGCAGCTCGTGGTGACCGGACGCAACCACCGACGCTACGCGGCGACGATTCCCGTGGTTGGCGGGACGGCGGCCTACATCCGGATCAAGGCGCGGACGATCAGCGACGGCGCGACCGGGAACGACGACGGCGCGCTCGACGCCGGCGAGACGGCCGACATCTGGGTCGAGCTCGAGAACACCGGGGGAACGGCCGGGGAGAAACTCTACGCGATCCTCCGCTCGGGCGACGCCGCCGTGTCGGTCCTCGACTCGACGGCCCTCTACCCGGACATCCCCGCGGGTGAGCCGGCGTACGCGTACGACGGCTTCGTCGTCGCCGTCGACGTGTCGACGGCGGACGAGCACGTGGTCGATTTCACGCTCGAGGTCCGCGATTCGACGGGCGGCATGTGGTCGGAGACCTTCGCCCTCGAGGTGCGCGCCCCCGAGCTCGAGCTGTACCTGAACCTCGTGAGCGACGAACCGCCAATCGGGAACGGCAACGATGTCCAGGAGCCCGGCGAGAACGTGCTTGTCTCGATCGGCGTCAAGAACTTCGGGACCGGCTCGACGATGGGGCTCGAGGGCGTGCTTCGGAGCTCCGACGCCGAGGTCATCATCACCGACAGCGTTTCCGCCTACGCCGACCTTGCGACGCTCGACGTCGGCTACGGCGACGGGTTCATTCTGACCGAGACGACGACGGGCTCCGTGAACTACATGACCGTCGATTTCGCCGACGATCTCGGGCGCACGTACAGCCGGAGGATCGAGCTGCGGCGGCCGGGGATCCCGACGGGCCTCATCCTCAACTCGAGCTACGGCCCCACCGAGATGCATGCCAGCTGGCACGCGCCGACGTCGACGGAGAAGCTGCGCTTCATGGTCTACCGTTCCCTGAGTTCCGGCGGTCCCTACACGGCCGGGAGCAGGGACCCCGTGATGCACGGCATGTTCCGCGACTACGGCCTCCTGCCGAGCACGCGCTACTACTACGTGGTGGCGGCGGTCGATTCATGCGGCAATCTCGGCGATCCTGGCGGCGAGGTCACCGCCACGACCAGTCCGCCGCAGCTCGCCGGCTGGCCGAACAAGATGGACAAGGAATCATCGAGCAGCGTGAAGATCGCCGACATCGACGGCGACAGCCACCCCGAGATCGTCGTCGGCTCGAACTACGTCCATGCCTGGCACGCCGACGGGATCGAGGTCCGCGACGGCGACTCGCAGCCGGTCACCTGGGGGATCTTCAACACCGAGGGATCGGGTTTCACCGCCTCGGTCGCCCTCGCCCAGCTCGACGGCGAGCCGGGGAACGAGATTGTCGCCGCGGCCTGGGATACGCGCGAACTCTTCGTCTTCAGGGCCGACGGGAGCACGATGCCCGGCTGGCCGAAGCTGACGAGCAGTTTCTGCTGGGCGGCCCCCGTCGTCGGGGATCTCGACGACGACGGCGACAACGAGATCGTCGCTTACGACGCCTTCGGCAAGGTCTACGTCTGGCACCACGACGGAACGGAGCTGATCGATGGGGACGACAACGCCGGAACCGACGGGGTCTTTCTCGTCATGAACAATCCCGAGATCGGGCATTACTCGACGCCGGCGCTCGCCGATGTCGACAACGACGGCGTCGTCGAGCTGATCGTCTGCGGTTCGAGCAGCAGCACGACCGTCGACTCGATCCAGGTCCGCAACGGCGACGGCTCCTCCGTGCCCGGCTGGCCGAAGGCCATCGAGGATCTCTGGGCGACGATCTCGGCGAGCCCCGCCGTCGGCGACATCGACGACGACGGCGACATCGAGATCGTGGTCTCCTCGAGCAACAGCAAGGTCTACGGACTCAACCATGACGGCACGTGGATGGCGGGCTGGCCGAAGTGGGTGTACAACAACCATTACTACGTCGGTTCGCCGGCCCTCGCCGACCTCACCGGCGACGGGTATCTCGAGGTCGTCATCCCCTCGCGGGACAACAACTGCTACGTCTTCCGGTACAACGGCCAGGCGCTCACGAACTGGCCGCAGCCCTACGCCGAGAGCGGAGCCACCGAGGCCTCGCCGACGATCGCCGACCTCGACGGCGATGGCGGCCTCGACATCGTCCTGCCCTCCGAGGAGGGCTACATCAACGCGTGGAACGTCGCCGGCGAGCACCTCTCGGGCTTCCCGATCCAGGTGAACGCCTATTGCCGCACGACACCGATGGTCCGCGATCTCGATCTCGACGGCGATTTCGAGCTGATCGCGACCAGCTGGGACCAGAACGTCTACGTCTGGGATCTCGATGCGCCTTACCGTTACGGCGCGGTCGCCTGGAACGGCTTCCACGGGAACGTGCAGAACACGGGGTGGACGGGGTACGAGGGGCCGACGGCGGCAGGTGAACTCGCCTTCGCGTGGCGTCTCTCCGGCGGCCTCGTCGAAATCGACTGGGTCGTCGCCGCCGGGCCGGTTTCCTGGGACATCCACCGCGCGGCGGACGGGAGCGCGTTCGAGCTCTACGCCGCCGACCTGCGTCCCGACGAGGGAGGACACATCGCATGGACCGACCGGGGGGTCGAGGAAGGGGTCACCTACAGCTACCGCCTCGTCGCGACCGACGACGATCGTCTCTTCGTCGAGACCGACGCGATCGAGGTGCCGGTGGCCAGGGCGCGTCTCTACCCGAACCACCCGAACCCCTTCAACCCGACGACGACCGTCTCCTTCACCGTGCCGGGAGGCGAGGCCGACCGTCACAACGTCCTTCTCGCCGTCTACGACGTGCGGGGCCGGCTCGTCCGCACGCTCGTGAGCGGCGTCGTGCCCGGCGGCCGCCACGAGGCGATCTGGGACGGCTCGGACAACCGCGGCTCGCAGGTGGCGAGCGGCGTCTACTTCGCCCGTTTCGCCGCAGCCGGCGTGAAGGCGACGAGGAAGATGGTGCTGCTCAGGTGA
- a CDS encoding acyl-CoA dehydrogenase — MIFTLTEEERMIQSTAREFARKDLAPVAAEANESATFPDGIYAKLGELGFLGMTLPEEYGGVGFGATSLVLVLEEISRVCASTAVTLSVHNSLTNAAILKYGSEELRGRYLPPLASGEILGAYALTEPDAGSDVAAVRTSAERRGDEYVLNGTKIFISTGDKAGAVIVFARTDPAHRTRGMTAFVVEPSFEGFAVGKKEDKMGLRASTTVELVFEDCRVPATNVLGEVGEGIQIALALLDGGRIGIAAQSLGIAQAALDEAVLFARERRQFNTRIADFQATRWKIADMATSLDAARLLVYRAASLRDAGEPVGKEASMAKLFASTAANRIVYDAVQIHGGVGYTREFLVERLFRDARVLEIYEGTSEIQRLVISRNVLEEYDRLYPAE, encoded by the coding sequence ATGATCTTCACGCTGACCGAGGAAGAGAGGATGATCCAGAGCACGGCGAGGGAATTCGCCAGGAAGGATCTCGCCCCCGTCGCCGCCGAGGCGAACGAGTCGGCGACCTTTCCCGACGGGATCTACGCGAAGCTCGGCGAACTCGGATTCCTCGGCATGACCCTTCCCGAGGAGTACGGCGGCGTGGGATTCGGCGCCACGAGCCTCGTCCTCGTCCTCGAGGAGATCAGCCGCGTCTGCGCGTCGACCGCCGTGACCCTCTCGGTTCACAACTCGCTGACCAACGCGGCGATCCTGAAGTACGGGAGCGAGGAACTCCGCGGGCGCTATTTGCCGCCTCTCGCCTCGGGAGAGATCCTCGGCGCATACGCGCTCACCGAGCCCGACGCGGGAAGCGACGTGGCCGCCGTGCGGACGAGCGCCGAGCGTCGCGGCGACGAGTACGTCCTCAACGGCACGAAGATCTTCATCTCCACGGGCGACAAGGCGGGGGCGGTCATCGTCTTCGCGCGCACCGATCCGGCGCACCGCACGCGCGGGATGACGGCCTTCGTCGTCGAGCCCTCCTTCGAGGGCTTCGCGGTGGGCAAGAAGGAGGACAAGATGGGGCTCCGGGCCTCGACGACCGTCGAGCTCGTCTTCGAGGACTGCCGCGTGCCCGCGACGAACGTACTCGGCGAGGTCGGCGAGGGGATACAGATCGCCCTCGCGCTGCTCGACGGGGGACGCATCGGGATCGCCGCGCAGTCCCTGGGGATCGCGCAGGCGGCCCTCGACGAGGCGGTTTTGTTCGCCCGCGAGCGACGGCAGTTCAACACGCGGATCGCCGACTTCCAGGCGACCCGCTGGAAGATCGCCGACATGGCGACGAGCCTCGACGCGGCGCGCCTGCTCGTCTACCGGGCGGCGTCGCTGCGCGACGCCGGCGAGCCGGTCGGCAAGGAGGCGTCGATGGCCAAGCTCTTCGCCTCGACCGCCGCGAACAGGATCGTCTACGACGCGGTGCAGATACACGGGGGCGTGGGCTACACGAGGGAGTTCCTCGTCGAGCGGCTCTTCCGCGACGCCCGCGTGCTCGAGATATACGAAGGGACCAGCGAGATACAGCGGCTGGTCATATCGCGAAACGTGCTCGAGGAGTACGACCGCCTGTACCCCGCGGAGTGA
- a CDS encoding electron transfer flavoprotein subunit beta/FixA family protein, translating to MKIITLLKRVPDTEARILINQSGTGINEEGIKFVINPYDEYAVEEGLLLREKLGEGTVTVVCMGPAAATEQIRTALAMGADDAVHICDPALDGGGDPFIRSAVLARAIADEGFDVIFCGKQAIDDDMGQVQSILAELLDIPQVNVASTFDISEDRSSATIMRRIEGGDEKIETSLPAIVSCDKGLNEPRYASLPGIMKAKRKPVKTLTLADLGFDAPPGEPRSAIRKWLTQPKGGDCRMIEAEEMKDAVAELVRLLREEAKAI from the coding sequence TTGAAGATCATCACCCTGCTGAAACGGGTGCCCGACACCGAGGCCCGCATCCTGATCAACCAGAGCGGGACGGGGATCAACGAGGAGGGGATCAAGTTCGTCATCAATCCCTACGACGAGTACGCCGTCGAGGAAGGCCTCCTTCTTCGCGAGAAGCTCGGCGAGGGGACGGTGACGGTGGTCTGCATGGGCCCCGCCGCGGCGACCGAGCAGATCCGTACCGCCCTCGCGATGGGCGCCGACGACGCCGTGCACATCTGCGATCCCGCCCTCGACGGCGGCGGCGATCCCTTCATCCGCTCGGCGGTTCTCGCCAGGGCGATCGCCGACGAGGGATTCGACGTCATCTTCTGCGGCAAGCAGGCGATCGACGACGACATGGGTCAGGTACAGTCGATCCTCGCCGAGCTTCTCGACATACCGCAGGTGAACGTGGCCTCGACCTTCGACATCTCCGAGGACCGGTCGAGCGCGACGATCATGCGGAGGATCGAGGGGGGCGACGAGAAAATCGAAACTTCGCTCCCGGCGATCGTCTCCTGCGACAAGGGGCTCAACGAGCCCCGCTACGCCTCGCTCCCGGGGATCATGAAGGCGAAAAGGAAACCCGTGAAGACGCTCACGCTCGCTGATCTCGGGTTCGACGCGCCGCCGGGCGAGCCGCGGAGCGCGATCCGCAAGTGGCTCACCCAGCCGAAGGGCGGGGACTGCCGGATGATCGAGGCGGAGGAGATGAAGGACGCCGTCGCCGAACTGGTGCGGCTCCTGCGCGAGGAAGCGAAGGCGATCTAG
- a CDS encoding YkgJ family cysteine cluster protein codes for MQGREKKKTTGRKKNPCDECIPAKCCMYLSIEIDEPEDKGDWDDLLWMIAHRDIEIYMDEDRWYMMARNPCRFYTPDRGCLIYPKRPRICRGHTHQDCEFENDYDFELHFHDYEELERYIRRNVE; via the coding sequence ATGCAGGGACGAGAGAAGAAGAAGACCACGGGCCGGAAGAAGAATCCATGCGACGAGTGCATCCCGGCGAAATGCTGCATGTACCTGTCGATCGAGATCGACGAGCCCGAGGACAAGGGCGACTGGGACGATCTGCTCTGGATGATCGCCCACCGCGACATCGAGATCTACATGGACGAAGACCGGTGGTACATGATGGCCCGGAATCCCTGCCGGTTCTACACCCCCGACCGCGGGTGCCTGATCTACCCGAAGCGGCCCCGGATCTGCCGGGGGCACACGCACCAGGACTGCGAGTTCGAGAACGACTACGACTTCGAGCTGCATTTCCACGACTACGAGGAGCTCGAGCGCTACATCCGGCGCAACGTCGAATAG